One region of Natronobacterium texcoconense genomic DNA includes:
- a CDS encoding dual OB domain-containing protein, which yields MPDAIEMVCLANSEKHGDRCVAGVRLDTGGWLRPVSDDTGAGLLESQYETVSGHHPEPLDTVRVKLDHQWPKYHQPENWVISSESWELIDTELHDRAILAINAALQREGTILHDTAHAIPKRELTNTPVFRSLTLISPTEPTFYVREKDDGTIQPRTAFEFDGHEYDLPITDPTWRQQARTAGVGSLPSEEIVSDHEEILFTISLGEASDENKMCYKIVAAVFSLQASHLIGF from the coding sequence ATGCCAGACGCTATCGAGATGGTTTGCCTAGCCAATTCGGAGAAGCACGGGGACCGCTGTGTAGCCGGGGTGCGGCTTGATACAGGCGGCTGGTTACGCCCTGTTTCGGACGATACCGGTGCAGGACTCTTAGAGTCCCAATATGAGACTGTCTCGGGACATCATCCTGAACCGCTTGATACTGTCCGAGTTAAGCTTGATCACCAGTGGCCGAAGTACCATCAACCCGAAAACTGGGTCATCTCATCTGAGTCGTGGGAGCTCATTGATACTGAGTTGCACGATCGAGCGATATTAGCAATCAACGCTGCCCTCCAACGTGAAGGCACTATTTTGCATGATACAGCACATGCTATCCCGAAACGTGAGCTAACGAATACTCCTGTTTTTCGTTCTCTCACGCTTATTTCTCCAACTGAACCTACGTTTTACGTTCGTGAGAAGGACGATGGTACCATTCAACCACGAACAGCTTTTGAATTTGACGGACACGAATACGACCTCCCTATTACTGATCCGACATGGCGACAGCAAGCCCGAACAGCAGGCGTCGGGTCACTTCCTTCCGAAGAGATTGTTAGCGACCACGAGGAAATCCTCTTCACGATTAGCCTAGGTGAAGCAAGTGACGAAAATAAGATGTGTTATAAAATTGTGGCTGCAGTTTTCTCTCTGCAGGCATCTCACCTGATTGGGTTTTAA
- a CDS encoding HEAT repeat domain-containing protein, giving the protein MTDPEQIDPEKLAEITSTPVAPPAAHGAAIVALLNVARTRDDIAEPFVEHLGRLLGRPSLETPLVLRCLRELARNDPAAVLELRDEISDRISTDSTDVTQAATGVCVELVNEDPSSFVDLVPTLAALLESENEQIRKNSVYILSEVAHEYPEQVKPVVPQLTDGVVDRDRTYQTNALSALGAIVSSYPTAGTKATETLADIADSTAPPKVRANAIGLLGDVAVEYPDEIVDHVPVLVDCLQSNDEFVTGNAAAAILHIGAENPDAAEDAIPALAELTDHSSPVVRRNTCRALGQLNATVALEQLKSTAESDPDETVRSVAAQAVDRIS; this is encoded by the coding sequence TTGACAGACCCGGAACAGATCGATCCGGAGAAGTTGGCCGAAATTACCTCGACGCCAGTTGCACCGCCGGCGGCACACGGAGCTGCAATCGTCGCGTTGCTCAACGTGGCTCGCACTCGAGACGACATCGCCGAGCCGTTCGTCGAGCATCTGGGGCGGCTGCTCGGTCGTCCCTCACTCGAGACGCCGCTCGTGCTTCGCTGTCTTCGAGAGCTCGCACGGAACGATCCAGCTGCGGTACTCGAGCTTCGAGACGAGATTTCGGATCGTATTTCGACCGATAGCACCGACGTCACGCAAGCAGCTACTGGCGTTTGTGTCGAGTTGGTGAACGAAGATCCGTCTTCGTTCGTCGATTTAGTTCCAACGCTCGCAGCACTGCTCGAATCCGAGAACGAGCAAATCCGCAAGAATTCGGTGTACATCCTGTCAGAGGTGGCTCACGAGTATCCGGAGCAGGTGAAACCAGTCGTTCCCCAGTTGACCGACGGCGTCGTCGATCGAGATCGCACGTATCAAACCAATGCTCTCTCTGCGCTCGGTGCGATCGTCTCCAGCTATCCCACCGCCGGGACGAAGGCGACAGAGACGTTGGCCGATATCGCTGACTCGACAGCACCACCGAAAGTTCGTGCCAACGCCATCGGGCTTCTCGGAGACGTCGCGGTCGAGTATCCAGACGAGATCGTGGACCACGTACCGGTGCTCGTCGACTGTCTCCAGAGCAACGACGAGTTCGTCACAGGCAATGCAGCCGCTGCAATACTCCATATCGGCGCGGAGAACCCAGACGCAGCCGAAGACGCAATACCGGCTCTAGCCGAGTTAACCGATCACTCGTCACCGGTCGTTCGCCGAAACACGTGTCGAGCACTCGGCCAACTCAACGCTACAGTCGCCCTCGAGCAGTTGAAATCGACCGCTGAATCCGATCCCGACGAGACAGTTCGGTCAGTTGCCGCTCAGGCCGTCGATCGGATATCCTGA
- a CDS encoding cold shock domain-containing protein — MPRFECETCGESFNSKMNLEYHQDLVDCSAPEPSPNEESSSQSSPRELVEAEATGTVITYDEDRGFGFVATTDVTRTLSNGDELMEEAFFHISDIDSTWIEEGDRLQFDVIRNEKGLKCEDIEIVSRNRDRESYDKPEDDYTKSRLGFGHQKDDTKYGPGKASPTELDIENFRDERKFR, encoded by the coding sequence ATGCCTCGGTTTGAGTGTGAGACATGTGGGGAGAGTTTCAACAGCAAAATGAATCTTGAGTACCATCAGGATCTGGTCGACTGTAGCGCTCCCGAGCCATCACCGAACGAAGAATCATCCTCGCAGTCATCTCCACGGGAATTAGTCGAAGCAGAGGCAACAGGGACCGTAATCACATATGACGAGGACCGGGGTTTCGGGTTTGTCGCAACTACAGACGTCACACGAACTCTCTCGAATGGTGACGAACTCATGGAGGAAGCCTTCTTTCACATCTCCGATATCGATTCAACATGGATCGAAGAAGGAGATCGGCTACAATTTGACGTCATTAGGAACGAAAAGGGATTGAAGTGTGAAGACATCGAGATCGTCTCTCGTAATCGGGATCGAGAGTCTTACGATAAGCCAGAGGACGATTACACGAAATCCCGTCTGGGCTTCGGTCACCAAAAGGACGATACAAAATATGGTCCTGGGAAGGCATCCCCGACCGAACTCGATATTGAGAACTTCCGAGATGAACGTAAGTTCCGATGA
- a CDS encoding PDDEXK-like family protein — MAEQDTAEWISTLTKRLDEIEENRYTLLEILGKSEDERSWQSMLTYFLNPNKPHGFDETVLQAFTKAIETHPETDASDLNVDSDGVKVETEVPTPPRGSADILIYAQNEWFICIEMKVDSGETGDQTERYYHSPRLGSLVKARHSARGGESEYVYLAPESASAPYKHEFVHVSWRDVVPHIEDCLSSNSGDPRSEIQLADFIRNIKKHLTMKDFDAISEEAQLYADHKSKLEDARDEFREERDRLKTNIKSGLRKAFEEESWKTRKSGKSSTWIQLYKKGWHNEDFNIEYEPHVLLDDQPAKIGLYVDIERGDKSIKSDVKDYIYEHADEAELKRLGWTMTGDVKPCLEKHLSLDMESPADTIDEAIQSLKALDAEIGVEIDDAVRMYSSE, encoded by the coding sequence GTGGCAGAGCAGGATACTGCTGAGTGGATAAGCACACTCACGAAGCGGTTAGATGAGATAGAGGAGAATAGGTATACCCTTCTGGAAATTCTCGGGAAATCGGAAGACGAGAGGTCTTGGCAATCTATGTTGACCTATTTTCTTAATCCAAATAAGCCACACGGGTTTGATGAAACTGTGCTTCAGGCGTTTACCAAGGCCATAGAGACGCATCCTGAAACGGATGCATCAGACCTAAACGTCGATTCTGACGGAGTCAAAGTTGAAACAGAAGTACCGACCCCGCCAAGAGGTTCTGCTGATATACTGATTTACGCTCAAAATGAATGGTTTATTTGTATCGAAATGAAAGTTGATTCGGGCGAAACAGGTGACCAGACCGAAAGATATTATCACTCTCCAAGACTCGGCAGTTTAGTCAAAGCCCGGCATAGCGCCCGTGGCGGGGAAAGTGAATACGTTTACCTCGCGCCAGAAAGTGCTTCAGCCCCATATAAACATGAATTTGTTCACGTCTCATGGAGAGATGTCGTTCCGCATATCGAGGACTGTTTGTCCTCGAACTCAGGAGACCCCCGAAGTGAGATTCAATTGGCTGACTTCATCCGTAATATCAAGAAACACCTTACCATGAAAGACTTCGACGCCATTTCAGAAGAAGCACAGTTGTACGCCGATCACAAATCGAAACTCGAAGACGCCAGAGATGAGTTCAGAGAAGAGAGAGACAGATTAAAAACAAATATCAAGAGCGGTCTGAGGAAAGCATTTGAAGAAGAGAGTTGGAAAACACGTAAATCCGGAAAATCTTCAACATGGATACAACTGTACAAAAAAGGGTGGCACAATGAAGATTTTAATATCGAATATGAGCCACATGTGCTCCTAGATGATCAACCAGCTAAAATTGGACTATACGTAGACATAGAACGGGGGGATAAAAGCATAAAAAGTGATGTCAAAGATTATATTTACGAACATGCTGATGAGGCAGAATTAAAGAGACTGGGATGGACCATGACCGGAGATGTGAAACCCTGTCTGGAAAAGCATCTTAGCCTGGATATGGAATCACCTGCTGATACCATTGATGAGGCCATTCAGTCACTCAAGGCGCTCGATGCAGAAATAGGGGTCGAGATCGACGATGCTGTACGCATGTACTCGTCTGAATAA
- a CDS encoding type B DNA-directed DNA polymerase, whose translation MPFTIDFLDDRRVLEWETTTDGAVVTERDDYTPRFYVAARSPDAEVNLARIQTLYDRHPDVVTTEYADRRPSFRRDEESVLAVDVDHVDRVAPLARQVRQLPSAPVGDLACFNVDFTQEFRYCLETDVDPTPARDLSTLRLSVPVTETASEQYTELDVAGETITGEPGDLVRAVRTMIDERDPDVLVCSTSEIVPTLYEMADHAGVDDFTLSRWPGVDYQQLASRSTYSSYGRVGHSPARYNVPGRAIIDESNTFFYGETNLDGVIDLVSRSKKPVQELAWASIGNVLTAIQICEAHDRGVLVPWNSWRHEFYKPMGTLHDADRGGFIFAPDVGLHENVHELDFSSLYPNIICTRNVSPDVIRCSCHRHREDVPGLGYAICDERGYLVDVLQPIIDDRDEIKATIRRERQRDDPDQDRLEELEGRSEALKWILVACFGYQGFNNAKFGRIECHEAINAFAREILLTAKRILEDGGWRVVHGIVDSIWVTPDPDIDDEDRVPLEELAAKITDRVEIRLEHEAHYEWVAFVPQRESDTGALTKYFGKVAGEDEFKIRGIESRQRSTPPFVADVQQECLERLAETRSPEAVLGYLSRALEQLRDGDVDTDRLAERNRVSKPREAYTQYTHNVAALERASDQGLAVHPGQDIEYVVVDDEKSTRDRVALVHEDVETYDASYYETQLVRAVESVLSPLGWDRTDIRRELAAGRDMDLTMYQGEESA comes from the coding sequence ATGCCGTTCACGATCGACTTCCTCGACGATAGACGCGTCCTCGAGTGGGAGACGACGACTGATGGTGCCGTCGTAACCGAGCGGGACGACTACACGCCGCGGTTCTACGTCGCTGCCCGGTCGCCCGATGCCGAGGTCAATCTCGCGAGGATTCAGACCCTCTACGATCGACATCCGGACGTCGTTACGACCGAGTACGCTGACCGGCGTCCCAGTTTTCGCCGCGACGAAGAATCCGTCCTCGCCGTCGACGTCGACCACGTCGATCGGGTCGCACCGCTCGCCCGGCAAGTGCGACAGTTGCCGTCGGCTCCCGTCGGAGACCTCGCCTGCTTCAACGTCGATTTCACGCAGGAGTTTCGTTACTGTCTCGAGACCGATGTCGACCCGACACCGGCGAGAGATCTGTCGACGCTTCGGCTCAGTGTGCCCGTAACCGAGACGGCTAGCGAACAGTACACCGAACTCGACGTCGCCGGTGAGACGATAACCGGAGAACCGGGTGACCTCGTGAGAGCCGTTCGGACTATGATCGACGAACGTGATCCGGACGTCCTCGTCTGTTCGACGAGTGAAATCGTGCCAACCCTCTACGAGATGGCCGACCACGCTGGCGTCGACGACTTCACTCTGAGTCGCTGGCCCGGCGTAGACTACCAGCAACTCGCTAGCCGATCAACCTACTCGAGTTATGGACGCGTCGGTCACTCCCCTGCCCGGTACAACGTTCCCGGTCGGGCAATCATCGACGAGTCGAATACGTTCTTCTACGGCGAGACGAATCTCGACGGCGTCATCGACCTCGTATCCCGATCAAAAAAGCCAGTCCAGGAACTCGCCTGGGCGTCGATCGGAAACGTCCTCACCGCCATCCAGATCTGTGAGGCCCACGACCGAGGTGTCCTAGTGCCGTGGAACTCCTGGCGTCACGAGTTCTACAAGCCGATGGGGACGCTTCACGACGCAGACCGTGGCGGGTTCATCTTCGCTCCCGACGTCGGCCTCCACGAGAACGTCCACGAACTCGACTTCTCGAGTCTGTATCCGAACATCATCTGTACACGAAACGTCTCACCGGACGTGATCCGGTGTTCGTGCCACCGACACCGCGAGGACGTTCCCGGCCTGGGATACGCAATCTGTGACGAACGTGGTTACCTCGTCGACGTCCTCCAGCCGATCATCGACGATCGCGACGAGATCAAAGCCACAATTCGTCGCGAACGACAGCGAGACGACCCCGACCAGGACCGCCTCGAGGAACTCGAGGGGCGATCGGAGGCGCTGAAGTGGATCTTGGTCGCCTGTTTCGGCTACCAGGGATTCAACAATGCAAAATTCGGTCGTATCGAGTGTCACGAAGCCATCAACGCCTTCGCTCGCGAGATCCTCCTCACCGCGAAACGAATACTGGAGGACGGTGGCTGGCGCGTCGTCCACGGGATCGTCGACTCGATCTGGGTCACGCCAGATCCGGACATTGACGACGAAGACAGAGTACCACTCGAGGAACTCGCCGCCAAGATTACGGATCGCGTCGAGATTCGACTCGAGCACGAAGCACACTACGAGTGGGTGGCGTTCGTGCCACAGCGAGAGAGTGATACCGGCGCATTGACGAAGTACTTCGGAAAGGTCGCCGGCGAAGACGAGTTCAAGATTCGAGGAATCGAATCTCGGCAGCGGTCGACACCACCATTCGTCGCAGACGTCCAGCAAGAGTGTCTCGAGCGACTCGCCGAAACCCGGTCACCGGAGGCAGTACTCGGCTATCTCTCTCGAGCGCTCGAGCAGCTACGGGATGGAGACGTAGACACTGACCGGCTCGCCGAACGCAACCGCGTATCGAAACCCCGCGAAGCGTACACGCAATACACCCACAACGTCGCTGCGCTCGAACGCGCCAGCGATCAGGGGCTGGCTGTCCATCCGGGACAGGATATCGAGTACGTCGTCGTCGACGACGAGAAATCGACTCGAGACCGCGTTGCTCTCGTCCACGAGGATGTCGAGACGTACGATGCCTCGTACTACGAGACACAACTTGTGCGGGCTGTCGAGAGCGTACTCTCGCCACTTGGCTGGGACCGGACTGATATCAGACGCGAACTTGCCGCAGGGCGAGATATGGACCTGACGATGTATCAGGGTGAAGAATCTGCTTAG
- a CDS encoding AAA family ATPase has protein sequence MIEAGPALDTDQLVEKYIADHDWEQDKAHVQNTSQAVQVLVTSLVETGSIDETEMRTIYNICQNDQAFKPGSKKERIDELDIDQETKTELKERIEEGTGIVGKGTYSVPIDGYEDEAFAFLESAVTADERDEIDTAIEEFAALNIDRVQAGIVSPILYFLHPTKYPISNDRSRAGMEKYFGYRTSRALTEYINDIKKFRTVKEKYPFEDDFRHLDSFFNWIDKNQHLRVDTTQAQDIADNVEFYWVNQNRSIEFENEYLRSRDTAWQRDLTVLEPGDVVFHKRDQEIRGVSVVESTATKTEMEDGEYYRVEVDITELDDPLELSDIKPTLRNSKLKQEQNRYPIDKNGDIIQAYLCHLSRSAGEYLFAASDVTPADIEVPTSGEEQPTNYFWATADPSIWSVTDIDDNGEVYYTAYNEKGNKKRLFDAFTSASPGDRVLFYESTPVKEIVAEGTVIDGFNPNSNSVDGTVESATENTPETDAGIRIRVDRRIDGISWEELNAVPDLEDAAPISNRAQGSLFPLTEDEFETILALEEPVTDGVSQDAIDRLAQKLTPPQVDISVPDELYFEDDDRLEREIEASLRSGKHIILTGPPGTGKTKLAKAISESATSYDQIDGYRFTTATSEWTAFDTIGGYVPSTSDGGQELQFEPRLFLKCFRQDRIVNEWLIIDEINRSDIDKAFGQLFSVLSGDSTELPYERDRTVELLSLSESTSREDLEDVISNPDAFPVTPSWRLIATMNTYDKTSLYEMSYAFMRRFNFIHVGVPDLTTENGRVRTSLLDPNADDNYATAWLEDDDTLRPVLEDVYPVVAVLWQRINEDRVIGPSIVYDIIRYLDSYDYTDDTRSDALTSAVISLVYPQLEGMRPEQQNRVIQSLTDSNVPTENGDVDLPLDGALLRSKATDFFGITFDDET, from the coding sequence ATGATCGAAGCAGGTCCAGCACTAGATACTGACCAGCTGGTTGAGAAATATATTGCAGATCACGATTGGGAACAAGACAAAGCACATGTTCAGAATACGTCGCAGGCAGTACAGGTGCTTGTAACCAGTCTCGTGGAAACCGGCAGTATCGATGAAACAGAGATGCGGACGATCTATAATATCTGCCAGAACGATCAAGCGTTCAAGCCTGGATCGAAGAAAGAGCGGATCGACGAGTTAGATATTGATCAGGAGACGAAAACAGAACTCAAAGAACGAATCGAGGAGGGGACCGGTATCGTCGGGAAAGGAACCTATAGTGTCCCGATCGACGGCTATGAAGATGAAGCCTTTGCGTTTCTCGAGTCTGCTGTTACTGCAGATGAGCGGGACGAAATCGACACTGCAATCGAGGAGTTCGCCGCGCTGAACATCGATCGAGTACAAGCCGGTATCGTTTCTCCGATACTCTATTTTCTACACCCAACAAAATATCCGATCAGTAACGACCGTTCCAGAGCAGGAATGGAGAAGTACTTCGGATACCGTACATCTCGAGCACTCACAGAGTACATTAATGACATTAAAAAGTTCCGAACGGTGAAAGAAAAGTATCCGTTCGAGGACGATTTCCGGCATCTGGATAGTTTCTTCAACTGGATCGACAAGAATCAGCACTTACGCGTCGACACGACGCAAGCTCAAGATATCGCTGACAATGTCGAGTTTTACTGGGTAAACCAGAATCGGTCTATCGAATTCGAGAACGAGTATCTTCGCTCACGGGATACGGCATGGCAACGAGATCTGACTGTTCTCGAGCCGGGTGACGTCGTATTCCACAAGAGAGACCAAGAAATACGCGGTGTCTCTGTCGTCGAGAGTACTGCTACTAAAACCGAAATGGAGGACGGAGAGTACTACCGGGTTGAAGTCGATATCACGGAACTCGATGACCCGCTTGAATTGTCTGATATCAAGCCAACACTCCGGAATTCGAAACTCAAACAAGAACAGAATCGATATCCGATCGATAAAAACGGCGATATCATTCAAGCGTATCTGTGTCATCTTTCTCGTAGTGCCGGAGAGTACCTATTCGCCGCTTCCGACGTAACACCAGCTGATATTGAGGTTCCGACATCTGGCGAAGAGCAACCCACGAATTACTTCTGGGCGACAGCAGATCCCTCGATCTGGTCCGTTACAGATATCGACGACAACGGCGAGGTCTACTATACTGCGTACAACGAGAAGGGGAACAAAAAACGACTGTTCGACGCGTTTACGTCGGCATCTCCTGGTGATCGTGTACTCTTTTACGAGTCTACCCCCGTCAAGGAGATCGTTGCTGAAGGCACTGTGATCGACGGATTCAATCCTAATTCCAACAGCGTCGACGGAACAGTCGAATCTGCTACCGAGAACACTCCTGAAACGGATGCAGGGATTCGAATCCGCGTCGATCGGCGTATCGACGGGATTAGCTGGGAAGAACTCAATGCCGTTCCAGATCTCGAAGATGCAGCACCGATCTCGAACCGTGCTCAGGGAAGTCTCTTCCCGCTTACCGAAGACGAATTCGAAACGATACTGGCATTAGAGGAACCCGTCACGGACGGCGTCTCACAGGACGCTATCGACAGACTCGCCCAGAAACTAACCCCACCACAGGTCGACATCTCGGTTCCTGACGAGTTGTACTTCGAAGACGACGACCGATTAGAACGAGAGATCGAAGCCTCGCTTCGCTCTGGAAAACACATCATCCTCACTGGCCCACCCGGCACCGGAAAAACAAAACTCGCCAAAGCGATCTCCGAATCTGCCACCTCCTACGATCAGATCGATGGATATCGATTCACGACTGCGACCTCGGAATGGACCGCGTTCGATACGATCGGTGGATACGTTCCGTCCACCAGTGACGGCGGTCAAGAGTTACAGTTCGAACCCCGGCTGTTCCTGAAATGCTTCCGGCAGGACCGTATCGTCAACGAGTGGCTCATCATCGACGAAATCAACCGGTCAGACATCGACAAGGCCTTCGGACAGCTCTTTTCAGTGCTGTCCGGTGACTCCACGGAACTTCCCTACGAACGCGACCGAACCGTCGAACTCCTCTCGCTCTCTGAATCCACGTCACGTGAGGATCTCGAAGACGTGATTTCGAACCCGGACGCGTTCCCAGTCACGCCGTCTTGGCGGCTCATCGCGACAATGAACACGTATGACAAAACCTCGCTATACGAAATGTCGTACGCGTTCATGCGTCGCTTCAACTTCATCCACGTCGGTGTTCCGGATCTTACCACCGAGAACGGTCGCGTCCGAACATCATTGCTTGATCCAAATGCCGACGACAATTACGCGACGGCATGGCTCGAAGACGACGATACGCTCCGCCCAGTTCTCGAAGACGTATATCCCGTCGTTGCGGTGCTGTGGCAGCGCATCAACGAAGACCGAGTTATCGGTCCATCGATCGTCTACGACATCATCCGATATCTCGACTCCTACGATTACACAGACGACACGCGAAGCGACGCGCTGACGTCTGCAGTCATCTCTCTCGTCTATCCGCAACTCGAGGGAATGCGACCCGAACAGCAAAATCGGGTGATCCAGTCGCTGACCGACAGTAACGTTCCTACTGAAAACGGTGACGTCGATCTCCCGCTCGATGGGGCGTTGCTACGAAGCAAAGCGACGGACTTCTTCGGCATCACGTTCGACGATGAAACGTAG
- a CDS encoding DUF488 domain-containing protein, which yields MSGTIDSSTTIYTIGFTKKDARTFFGLLEDANIQRLFDVRLNNRSQLAGFAKRDDLKYFLDSLLEIDYDHRESLAPTKELLDAWRDDTISWTEYERRFEQLLRDREIEKTLDPALFEEPTVLLCSEHKPEYCHRRLIVEYLNDHWGNVEGVHLTG from the coding sequence ATGTCCGGCACTATTGATAGTTCTACAACAATATACACGATCGGTTTTACGAAGAAAGATGCACGTACATTTTTTGGCCTCCTTGAGGACGCAAACATCCAACGTCTTTTCGATGTACGTCTCAATAACCGCTCTCAGTTAGCCGGCTTCGCCAAGCGAGATGATCTGAAATACTTCCTCGACTCGCTGCTCGAGATAGACTACGACCATCGTGAATCACTGGCTCCGACAAAAGAACTGCTCGATGCATGGCGTGATGATACTATCAGCTGGACCGAATACGAACGAAGGTTCGAACAGTTGTTACGTGACCGCGAGATCGAGAAGACCCTAGATCCAGCTCTATTCGAAGAACCGACTGTGCTGCTTTGCAGTGAACATAAGCCTGAGTACTGTCACCGACGGCTTATTGTCGAGTACTTGAACGACCATTGGGGGAATGTCGAAGGTGTTCACCTAACGGGGTAG
- a CDS encoding PIN domain-containing protein, which yields MTDPERSTEDTPYPQNEFFRESMAKTLDALDIPFVKEYPFDGEAGAAMLNREGYADFVLSDDWDALLYGAEIQIRGFTGQGPEELINRRALEAETEFSRRDLIDIAILVGTDYNDGLQNVSAESAMDALEMYGSLEAVYDRVNDRMPEIIYDLRDLYLDPPSFDGANLPILTDPPTPTPKLDTIESLLTEYEVPPQLIEQELSHLERALAHSKSNKTCRRGDK from the coding sequence ATGACTGATCCAGAACGGTCGACCGAGGATACACCTTACCCACAAAATGAATTTTTCAGAGAGTCGATGGCAAAAACGTTGGACGCTCTTGATATCCCGTTTGTTAAGGAATATCCATTCGATGGAGAAGCTGGAGCAGCCATGTTGAATCGGGAGGGATACGCTGATTTTGTACTGTCAGATGACTGGGATGCACTTTTGTATGGAGCTGAAATCCAGATACGTGGTTTCACAGGCCAAGGTCCAGAGGAATTGATTAATCGGCGGGCACTTGAGGCCGAGACCGAATTTTCTCGAAGAGATTTAATCGATATTGCCATTCTTGTTGGGACGGATTATAATGATGGACTTCAAAACGTGAGTGCCGAGTCCGCGATGGATGCTCTCGAAATGTACGGTTCTCTTGAAGCCGTCTACGATCGTGTTAACGATCGAATGCCAGAAATTATATACGATTTGCGCGATCTATATCTTGATCCGCCCTCTTTTGACGGAGCAAACCTTCCGATTCTTACTGATCCACCGACACCCACTCCTAAACTAGATACTATTGAATCCTTGTTGACGGAATATGAAGTTCCACCTCAGCTAATTGAACAGGAACTATCTCACCTTGAACGAGCACTAGCCCACAGTAAATCAAACAAGACATGCAGGCGTGGGGACAAGTGA
- a CDS encoding HNH endonuclease signature motif containing protein, with product MPPERLRSIVPMFGGATSYVGTLEAIIEYVDEQHPTTDELVGWHRGSFARVSSQDSIMRRVEYLEDVGFLATSDDRWVLGPEGERYAADPTTETLLELMCRRNVGLRSLLYALSVGPMTIEEIGCQQLETHPELGWNPENPDMALQRVNWLRSLGLVEKDGEQYVLSDEGRQFTDTAVEAWADSEVEITSTTANPMTAGTYETAVEARAIDPEFRATALARFDRTCPISGVDHPGLLDVAHVLSWSDYPEYRADLSNVLPLSKTHHAAFDRELFTIDQDYRLRVNPDFDTESDLLQRTIVDQAGEQLPLPDGSVDTDYVVKHNAALEWV from the coding sequence ATGCCTCCAGAACGGCTCCGCTCGATCGTCCCGATGTTCGGCGGAGCAACGAGTTACGTCGGGACACTCGAGGCTATCATCGAATACGTCGACGAACAACACCCCACAACGGACGAGCTCGTAGGCTGGCATCGGGGGAGTTTCGCTCGTGTTTCGAGCCAAGACTCGATCATGCGCCGTGTCGAGTACCTCGAGGATGTCGGCTTTCTCGCAACCAGTGATGACCGCTGGGTGCTTGGTCCCGAAGGCGAGCGATACGCTGCTGATCCGACGACGGAAACACTCCTCGAGCTCATGTGTCGGCGAAACGTCGGTTTGCGAAGTTTGCTCTATGCGCTCTCGGTGGGTCCAATGACGATTGAAGAAATTGGCTGCCAACAACTCGAGACGCATCCTGAACTGGGCTGGAATCCAGAGAATCCGGACATGGCTCTCCAGCGTGTGAACTGGCTGCGGAGCCTCGGACTCGTCGAGAAAGATGGTGAACAGTACGTACTCTCAGACGAAGGACGCCAGTTCACCGATACTGCCGTCGAAGCATGGGCCGATTCTGAAGTCGAGATTACGTCAACGACAGCAAATCCGATGACAGCAGGAACGTACGAGACGGCTGTCGAAGCTCGGGCAATTGATCCGGAGTTTCGAGCGACTGCATTGGCGCGGTTCGATCGTACCTGTCCAATCTCGGGTGTAGACCACCCAGGGCTATTGGACGTGGCACACGTTTTATCCTGGAGCGACTATCCCGAGTATCGGGCCGATCTGTCTAACGTTCTACCACTCAGCAAAACCCATCACGCAGCGTTCGACCGAGAGCTCTTCACCATCGATCAAGACTACCGACTACGAGTGAATCCGGACTTCGACACGGAGAGTGACCTGCTACAGCGAACGATCGTGGATCAAGCTGGAGAACAGCTACCACTACCAGATGGGAGTGTCGACACAGACTACGTTGTCAAGCACAACGCGGCGCTCGAGTGGGTATGA
- a CDS encoding DUF4326 domain-containing protein has translation MIDRDTRFGNPFRLKKDGGDYTRQESVDRYEKWFKKKIRTDPDFRAAVEELRGETLGCWCKPKACHGDVILAYLRGNLEVEPEED, from the coding sequence ATGATTGACCGAGATACTCGATTCGGGAACCCATTTAGGCTGAAAAAAGACGGTGGCGACTATACGCGGCAAGAGAGTGTTGACCGCTATGAAAAATGGTTCAAGAAGAAAATTAGAACAGATCCCGACTTCCGAGCGGCAGTTGAGGAACTGCGCGGAGAAACACTTGGCTGTTGGTGCAAGCCCAAAGCCTGTCATGGGGACGTGATATTGGCTTACCTCCGAGGAAATTTGGAAGTGGAACCAGAAGAAGATTAA